In one Neobacillus sp. WH10 genomic region, the following are encoded:
- a CDS encoding H-type small acid-soluble spore protein: protein MNVNRLKQILSSSADIEVKYNGASVWIDQLNEDGKTARVHLRGPLEERTTVEIAELIEE, encoded by the coding sequence ATGAATGTTAACCGTTTAAAACAGATTTTGTCTTCTTCAGCAGATATTGAAGTAAAATACAATGGGGCTTCTGTTTGGATTGATCAATTAAATGAAGATGGGAAAACTGCAAGGGTTCATTTACGAGGACCACTTGAAGAAAGAACAACAGTTGAAATTGCTGAACTGATAGAAGAATAA